The Triticum aestivum cultivar Chinese Spring chromosome 3A, IWGSC CS RefSeq v2.1, whole genome shotgun sequence genome includes a region encoding these proteins:
- the LOC123062005 gene encoding uncharacterized protein (The sequence of the model RefSeq protein was modified relative to this genomic sequence to represent the inferred CDS: added 14 bases not found in genome assembly): MAAAEAEAFSIRGFAARMRAVDAAKCWPFGGSEDGDTETPQLPPMDPTPRSRWWADELAALRARLGVCAAGGDFAVGGGMGDGLGKATKRKGSRGSGGAERAKRRRRALQSSFLLKHKERTSKLQPASRLLQRMLHKSLLRKRKGCTIPTLRDLVMRKKLQERQDQMSTHRNSLKKQSVRGMDHERSIKISRPTDYPVNLGCEVVKHVACPPKDDIFGDLPLLESSKVMFHTGVDILPTIIEDSFVENQNGPDAISETEPLELMPIADISKQTSPPLEDSVKKEQSPDKGSTCILLNDAGRSHSSSAEFDGLLNHASVTMAKTSLPEMQLKSTDVPALSSYCNEGAKSGTSNCAQGRFYTNTDCFQEMERPGTSSVAVRTRTEAVKKEDAAIHVVNNASVTMANTSLPETQLESTHVPALSSCSEAVRTRTEAIKKEDAAVHGVNNASVTMEKTSLPETQLESTHVPALSSYCNDGAKSCPSNHPQGCFYTNTNCFQEMKRPGTSSAAVRTITAAVTEDRDATVHGPNNTSVTIAKTCLPEMQLKSTHVPGLSSYCNDRAKSGSSNHLQDRFYTNTNCFQEMERPATSSAAVRTRTEAVAEDRDAAGHGLNNVSVTMVKTCLPEMQLKSTHGPVLSSYSKDGAKSGSSNHPQGHFYTNTSRFQEMTRPGTSSMSVRTRTEAIEKDRDAAVHGKKSTGISGRLVPTEYHPSGEGNLSSSVMSQRTVNAGINADGMSSCRSMPAQEYVPASIPCKVASNAYHESRKSVDTCTSLSMDDQGSWYSKNYPGRSPASISLPFMELPGLEKMEISSYDPRTGENNFMNGRSMNIVRCQQQKQVSGMTSAMQSQNKIGFSDSQAGKKAPDGFVRRDNCHSYQPTMRLMGKTVSLCKGSMEQEVPTTGKWIDKNVVGDRPSSVSCQLPPKKVFPYQDSVIPRTRVHESSDTLPRIPNSTFAEARPIVSDAQSHRLPQTNIVSSAVKDYTWNSGSQFGRQAQVNKEYVIGNSRTRHMELSQPPELISIHRNQYLHLGNPASSMYAEEHTFVGSAVNRSSPSFPQWSLNTSMQGKYQNPTSLVYEDPRSVRTHQPPCQVPGANLFSASNISFHDYGTKNAESRNSYQRAHPSLPSSAASKFHDYCTKDVDARYSYQGAHPSLSTSVASKSIWASKSTRDVLNIDGRKGVSLVDERSKRPGCADNVSQQPAKRQLVADKPELTGSMFPCMEKYSFGWSVNDTVGPRMLDFSNKSSRTCHTNVKK; the protein is encoded by the exons GGCCGAGGCTTTCTCCATACG GGGGTTCGCCGCCAGGATGCGGGCCGTGGACGCGGCCAAGTGCTGGCCATTCGGAGGCTCCGAGGACGGGGACACGGAGACGCCGCAGCTCCCGCCAATGGACCCGACGCCGCGGTCGCGCTGGTGGGCCGACGAGCTTGCGGCGTTGCGGGCGCGGCTGGGTGTCTGCGCTGCGGGCGGAGACTTCGCCGTGGGTGGCGGCATGGGAGATGGTTTGGGGAAGGCGACGAAGAGGAAGGGATCTCGCGGGAGCGGCGGTGCCGAGAGGGCTAAGAGGCGGCGGAGAGCGCTCCAATCTAGCTTCCTTTTGAAGCACAAG GAGAGAACCTCTAAACTCCAACCAGCATCTCGCTTACTTCAACGCATGCTCCATAAGAGTTTGTTGAGAAAACGAAAAGGCTGTACTATTCCTACACTAAGAGACCTCGTTATGAGGAAGAAATTGCAAGAGCGACAGGATCAGATGTCAACCCACAGAAACAGCTTGAAGAAACAGTCCGTGAGAGGAATGGATCACGAACGAAGCATAAAAATCAGCAGGCCAACTGATTATCCTGTAAATCTTGGCTGTGAAGTAGTGAAGCATGTTGCATGCCCACCCAAGGATGATATTTTTGGAGATCTACCTCTTTTAGAAAGCTCAAAAGTTATGTTTCATACTGGAGTTGACATACTTCCTACTATTATAGAAGATTCTTTTGTAGAAAATCAAAATGGGCCAGATGCCATATCAGAAACTGAACCATTGGAGCTAATGCCTATTGCTGacatttcaaagcaaacatcaccCCCCCTTGAAGACTCAGTGAAGAAGGAACAGAGTCCTGACAAAGGGTCAACATGCATCTTACTCAATGATGCAGGAAGGAGTCATTCTTCCTCTGCTGAGTTTGATGGTCTGCTAAATCATGCTAGTGTTACCATGGCGAAAACTTCTCTTCCTGAAATGCAGCTGAAATCTACCGATGTTCCTGCTTTAAGTTCTTATTGTAACGAGGGAGCAAAATCTGGTACTAGCAACTGTGCACAGGGTCGTTTCTACACAAACACAGACTGCTTTCAGGAAATGGAAAGACCTGGTACCAGTTCAGTGGCTGTGAGAACCAGAACTGAGGCAGTTAAAAAAGAAGATGCAGCAATCCATGTTGTAAACAATGCAAGTGTCACCATGGCGAATACTAGTCTTCCTGAAACGCAGCTGGAATCTACTCATGTTCCTGCTTTAAGTTCTTGTTCAGAGGCCGTGAGAACCAGAACCGAGGCAATTAAAAAAGAAGATGCAGCAGTCCATGGTGTAAACAATGCAAGTGTCACCATGGAGAAAACTAGTCTTCCTGAAACGCAGCTGGAATCTACTCATGTTCCTGCTTTAAGTTCTTATTGTAACGATGGAGCAAAATCTTGTCCTAGCAACCATCCGCAGGGTTGTTTCTATACAAACACAAACTGCTTTCAGGAAATGAAAAGACCTGGTACCAGTTCAGCGGCCGTGAGAACCATAACTGCAGCAGTTACAGAAGATAGAGATGCAACTGTCCATGGTCCAAACAATACAAGTGTCACCATAGCGAAAACTTGTCTTCCTGAAATGCAGCTGAAATCTACACATGTTCCTGGTTTAAGTTCTTATTGTAACGATAGAGCAAAATCTGGTTCTAGCAACCATCTGCAGGATCGTTTCTACACAAACACAAACTGCTTTCAGGAAATGGAAAGACCTGCTACCAGTTCAGCGGCCGTGAGAACCAGAACGGAAGCAGTTGCAGAAGATAGAGATGCAGCTGGCCATGGTCTAAACAATGTAAGTGTCACCATGGTGAAAACTTGTCTTCCTGAAATGCAGCTGAAATCTACTCATGGTCCTGTTTTAAGTTCTTATAGTAAGGACGGAGCAAAATCTGGTTCTAGCAACCATCCGCAGGGTCATTTCTACACAAACACAAGCCGCTTTCAGGAAATGACAAGACCTGGTACCAGTTCAATGTCTGTGAGAACCAGAACTGAAGCAATTGAAAAAGATAGAGATGCAGCAGTCCATGGCAAGAAGAGCACTGGTATCTCTGGTCGACTTGTTCCAACCGAATACCATCCTTCAGGTGAAGGCAATCTATCGTCCTCGGTTATGTCACAGAGGACTGTCAATGCAGGAATAAATGCAGATGGCATGTCTTCCTGCAGGAGTATGCCTGCCCAGGAATATGTCCCTGCTTCTATTCCTTGTAAAGTTGCAAGCAATGCGTATCATGAAAGTAGAAAGTCTGTGGATACATGCACATCATTATCAATGGATGACCAAGGTAGCTGGTACTCAAAAAATTACCCAGGTCGCTCTCCGGCAAGTATTAGTTTGCCTTTTATGGAGCTACCTGGCCTTGAAAAGATGGAGATCTCAAGCTATGATCCGAGGACAGGTGAAAATAACTTTATGAATGGACGATCAATGAACATAGTAAGATGCCAACAACAGAAGCAGGTGAGTGGCATGACCAGTGCTATGCAAAGTCAGAATAAGATTGGTTTCAGCGATTCTCAAGCTGGGAAAAAGGCCCCAGATGGTTTTGTGAGACGTGATAATTGTCATTCGTACCAACCCACCATGCGCTTAATGGGCAAGACAGTCTCACTTTGTAAAGGTAGCATGGAGCAGGAGGTACCAACTACAGGGAAGTGGATTGACAAAAATGTTGTTGGAGACCGTCCCTCATCAGTTTCATGCCAGTTGCCCCCAAAGAAGGTGTTCCCTTATCAAGATTCTGTGATACCAAGAACTCGTGTTCATGAATCGTCAGATACTTTGCCAAGGATTCCCAACAGTACTTTTGCAGAGGCAAGGCCTATTGTCAGTGATGCTCAAAGTCATAGGCTGCCACAGACTAATATTGTTTCTTCAGCAGTTAAAGATTACACTTGGAATTCAGGCAGTCAGTTTGGCCGGCAAGCTCAGGTAAACAAAGAATATGTCATAGGCAACTCAAGGACCAGGCATATGGAGTTGTCTCAGCCACCCGAGTTGATAAGCATTCATCGGAACCAATACTTGCACTTAGGCAATCCTGCATCAAGCATGTATGCAGAAGAACACACTTTTGTTGGTTCAGCAGTAAATCGATCTTCTCCTTCATTTCCACAGTGGTCATTAAATACAAGCATGCAGGGGAAGTACCAAAATCCCACTTCATTGGTTTACGAAGATCCTAGATCTGTTCGTACCCACCAACCTCCCTGCCAAGTACCTGGAGCAAATCTATTTTCAGCATCAAACATATCTTTTCATGACTACGGTACAAAAAATGCTGAGTCGAGAAACTCTTATCAGCGAGCACATCCTTCTCTTCCAAGTAGTGCGGCAAGTAAGTTCCATGACTACTGTACAAAAGATGTCGATGCCAGATACTCTTATCAGGGAGCACATCCTTCTCTTTCAACTAGTGTGGCAAGTAAGTCTATTTGGGCAAGTAAGTCTACTCGCGATGTTCTGAATATAGATGGCAGGAAGGGTGTTTCCCTAGTTGATGAAAGAAGCAAGAGACCAGGTTGTGCAGATAATGTTTCACAGCAACCTGCAAAGAGGCAGCTTGTTGCAGACAAACCGGAGTTAACAGGTTCGATGTTCCCATGCATGGAAAAGTACTCGTTTGGCTGGTCAGTAAATGATACAGTTGGCCCGCGGATGCTTGACTTCAGTAACAAAAGTAGCAGGACATGCCACACAAATgtcaaaaaatga
- the LOC123062007 gene encoding HVA22-like protein f: protein MGVLGALARHLDSLVGPGIMLLYPLYASMRAIESPSSLDDQQWLTYWVLYSLITLFELSCWKALQWLPLWPYMKLLFCCWLVLPIFNGAAYIYETHVRRYFKIGQYVSPGYSERQRKVLQMMSLDARKSVERFIETHGPGALEKIIQAAEQEAKRA from the exons ATGGGTGTTCTTGGTGCCCTTGCCAGGCATTTGGATTCCCTTGTTGG GCCAGGAATCATGCTGCTTTATCCGCT ATATGCGTCGATGCGCGCAATCGAGAGCCCTTCTTCCCTGGATGATCAGCAATGGCTTACCTATTGGGTGCTGTACTCCCTGATCACCCTCTTTGAGCTCTCATGCTGGAAGGCTCTGCAGTG GCTCCCTCTGTGGCCATACATGAAGCTCCTCTTCTGCTGCTGGCTGGTGCTGCCGATCTTCAACGGCGCGGCCTACATCTACGAGACGCATGTCCGGCGCTACTTCAAGATCGGCCAGTACGTGAGCCCCGGCTACAGCGAGAGGCAGAGGAAGGTGCTGCAGATGATGAGCCTCGACGCGCGCAAGTCCGTCGAGCGCTTCATCGAGACGCACGGGCCCGGCGCTCTGGAGAAGATCATCCAAGCC GCTGAACAGGAAGCCAAGAGAGCCTAG
- the LOC123062006 gene encoding GDSL esterase/lipase At5g45670, producing MELVGRLAWLVAAAALALAATVARCDPQVPCYFIFGDSLVDNGNNNYIVSLARANYPPYGIDFAGGPSGRFTNGLTTVDVIAQLLGFDNFIPPYAATGGDQLLNGVNFASAAAGIRAETGQQLGGRIPFAGQVQNYQTAVQTLVNILGDRDTASERLSQCIFTVGMGSNDYLNNYFQPAFYSTGSRYTPEQFADSLIADYRRYLQAMYSYGARKVALIGVGQVGCAPNELARYSPDGATCVGRIDSAIQIFNRRLVGLVDQMNALPGAHFTYINAYNIFADILANAAAYGFTESTAGCCGVGRNNGEVTCLPYQAPCANRDQHIFWDAFHPSEAANIIVGRRSYRAQSPNDAYPMDISTLASL from the exons ATGGAGCTGGTGGGGCGGCTGGCgtggttggtggcggcggcggcgctggcgctgGCGGCGACGGTGGCGAGGTGCGACCCGCAGGTGCCGTGCTACTTCATCTTCGGCGACTCGCTGGTGGACAACGGCAACAACAACTACATCGTGTCCCTGGCGCGCGCCAACTACCCGCCCTACGGCATCGACTTCGCCGGCGGCCCGTCGGGGCGCTTCACCAACGGCCTCACCACCGTGGACGTCATCG CTCAACTTCTGGGCTTCGACAATTTCATCCCTCCCTACGCCGCGACGGGCGGCGACCAGCTCCTCAACGGCGTCAacttcgcctccgccgccgccgggatCCGTGCCGAGACCGGCCAGCAGCTG GGCGGGCGGATCCCGTTCGCGGGGCAGGTGCAGAACTACCAGACGGCGGTGCAGACGCTGGTGAACATCCTGGGCGACCGGGACACGGCGTCGGAGCGGCTGAGCCAGTGCATCTTCACGGTGGGCATGGGCAGCAAcgactacctcaacaactacttccagCCGGCCTTCTACAGCACCGGCAGCCGCTACACGCCGGAGCAGTTCGCCGACTCGCTCATCGCCGACTACCGCCGCTACCTCCAGGCCATGTACAGCTACGGCGCCCGGAAGGTGGCCCTGATCGGGGTCGGCCAGGTCGGCTGCGCCCCCAACGAGCTGGCGCGCTACAGCCCCGACGGCGCCACCTGcgtcggccgcatcgacagcgccaTCCAGATCTTCAACCGGCGGCTGGTCGGCCTCGTGGACCAGATGAACGCCCTCCCCGGCGCGCACTTCACCTACATCAACGCCTACAACATCTTCGCCGACATCCTGGCCAACGCCGCCGCCTACGGGTTCACGGAGTCCACCGCCGGGTGCTGCGGCGTGGGCCGGAACAACGGGGAGGTGACGTGCCTGCCGTACCAGGCGCCCTGCGCCAACAGGGACCAGCACATCTTCTGGGACGCCTTCCACCCGTCGGAGGCGGCCAACATCATCGTCGGCCGGCGGTCCTACCGCGCCCAGTCGCCCAACGACGCCTACCCGATGGACATCAGCACGCTCGCGTCCCTTTGA